AGTTCTCGCGGTCAGCGGGAGTTTTTGGAAATTAGTTTTTTCGTGAAAAGAACTAATCGCCTGTCGATTCGCCCTCGAACGCTTGTCAGTTGGCATAACAGTTGCCAAATTGGGGAAACCTGTGCTTTGTGACTTCGCAACTAGCTACTTTGCCACTGATCTGGTCGGTAGCTGCTTAAAGGTTGGGCAGTCTCATCCGAACGCACGTCCCAGCGGAGGGTCGGTGATGGATTTTAGCGCGTACCAGACGGACGAATTTTACGACGAAATGTTCGAGGCTCCTGGCAAGCCCCGTGAACGTAGTCAGCACCTCGTCAGTCGGCTGCAATCGCTCTCTGCGGGAGAGTTGCAGCGGCGCCAAAAGTCGGCCGAGCTAGCCCTCCTCAATATGGGGATCACGTTCAACGTCTATGGCCACGAAGCGGGTACTGAGAAAGTGTGGCCCTTTGATCTGGTGCCACGCATCATCGACGGTGGCGAATGGGACATGATCGAGCGCGGGCTCAAGCAGCGCATCACTGCGCTCAACATGTTCATCGACGATGTCTACAACGCGCAGTACTGTCTGCGCGATAAAGCGGTTCCCGATTGGTTGATTGGTTCCGCCAAGAATTTGCTCGAACCGTGCCGCGGCATGACTCCTCCCAAGGGAATCTGGTGCCATATCACGGGTACCGATCTGGTCCGTGACACGAACGGCCAGATGTACGTGCTCGAAGATAACTTGCGTTGTCCCTCGGGCGTTTCGTACGTGCTCGAGAATCGCGAAATCATGAAGCGGACCTTCCCGCAAGGTTTCGACGGTTTCTCGGTGTTACCGGTCGAAGATTATCCCGATCGTCTGCTCGACATGCTGCAGCATATCGCGCCTGAAGGAGTGAACGACCCCACGGTCGTCGTCCTCACGCCCGGGATCTATAACTCCGCTTATTTCGAGCACTGCTTCCTTGCCCAGCGGATGGGTGTCGAGTTGGTGCAAGGTTCCGACCTGTGCGTGACAAATGGTCACGTCTTCATGCGGACCACGAAGGGTCTCGAACGGGTCGATGTGATCTATCGCCGCATCGATGACGAGTTCCTCGATCCGAAGACCTTCCGTGCCGATTCAACGCTTGGTGTGCCGGGCTTGATGGACGTCTATCGCGCTGGTCGCGTTGCCTTGGCCAATGCACCGGGCACCGGCGTGGCCGACGATAAGGCCGTCTATGCGTTTGTCCCGCAGCTAATCAAGTACTTCCTCAACGAAGACGTGATTCTGCCGAATGTGCCGACATTTGTCTGTGGCGAAGAGCAGCAGTGCGATCACGTGATTGCCAATATCGATAAGTTGGTCGTTAAGCCAGCCAATGAGTCGGGCGGCTACGGCATTCTGCTCGGCCCTCGCGCGAGCAAAGCGGAACTCGATAAGTACAAAGACCTGATTCGCTCGAACCCGCGGAACTACGTCGCTCAGCCGATGCTTGGACTGTCGCGCGTGCCGACGATTGTGGAAGATCATTTCGAAGGGCGGCACGTCGACTTGCGTCCCTACATCCTCTACGGCAAAGATATCTTCGTGCTGCCCGGCGGTTTGACGCGCGTGGCGCTGCGTAAAGGCTCGCTGGTGGTAAACTCGTCCCAAGGTGGCGGCAGCAAAGACACCTGGGTCTTGAGAAACGGATATACAGGCGGTCGTTTTCCCACCCAGCGGCAGACCATGACGAATGGCTCACAGTCGCAGTACCAGGCCAGCTAATTTCGGCCCCGTTGAGACAGGCAACCTGAGGAATGCTAAGTCGCGTAGCAGATTCTATCTTTTGGATGAGCCGAGCGATCGAGCGTGCGCAGAACATTGCGCGGTTCATCAACGTCAATCTAAAGTTATCGCTCGAACTGGGCCCCGCGGCGCAAAGCCAGTGGGCTCCCCTGATCTATACGAGCGGCGACCAAGAGCGTTTCGCCGAGTTATACGGTGAATTCACGCAGCGCAATGTGATCGATTTCTTGGCCTTCGATTCCAAGAATGATAACTCGATTGTCTCTTGCCTGCGGACCGCTCGCGAGAACGCCCGCACCGTGCGCGAGATGATCTCGACCATGATGTGGGAAGAGCTGAACAAGTTCTTTCTTAGCGTGCGGGCCGCTGCCAACGATCAAACGATTCTCGATTCTCCCTACGAGTTCTTCACCCAGGTGATTCTGGCCAGTCATCTGATGGAGGGAATAACCGATGCGACGATGTCGCACGATGAGCCTTGGCACTTCGCCCGGCTGGGACGTCTACTGGAACGGGCCGACAAGACTTCCCGCATTCTCGATGTGAAGTATTTCATCCTACTCCCCAGCGTGGGTGATGTCGGCACGAATATCGACACGATTCAGTGGGGCGCGCTACTAGAGTCAGCCAGCGCGTTGGAGATGTATCGCAAGCGGCATGGACGCATCGCGCCGGAATCGGTGGCCGACTTTTTGATTCTGGATCGGGAATTCCCCCGCGCGATGCATCACTGCTTGATCGAGTCGGAAAAGTCGCTAAGCGCGATCGCCGGTGGCCGCGCCGACCGCGTATACAACGTGGCCGAGCAGAAGCTAGGCCGGCTAAGAGCCGACGTGAACTATTCGCTCATTCGCGAGATTATCGATGGAGGGCTGCATGAGTTCATTGATGGGTTTCAAGTGAAGTTAAACGAAGTGGGGGCTGCAATTCACGAGACGTTTTTTGCGGCACCACCGTCAATTCTGGAACCAGTTTCCTCCCAATGATCCAGCCGCGGGGCCTTCTGCCCTTGTCCCGCGTCGCCCCTCGCACTTATGCTGGCAACAGTTTGCCGGCAACTGTTCGGTACTCCTCCGGAAGAGCGGCCGGTTGAGAGTCCAAGTTATCCGGTCCCGCCTTCGTTCCCGCCACGCGAGTACCTATGTTGCCGGGAGTGGTTGCACCTGACTCGCACGCTGGACGTGACCTGCTTAAGGGTTATCAGCCCTACGCGCAGGTGCACGATGAGCTGCTGTCGTCGGATGGCACGCTCCGTCAGCAATGGCAGAAGTTCATGCCGCTCCTCGGGCAATTGGGGAGCACGGAAATCGCCCGTCGCTGGGAACAATCGCGGCGCGTGATTCGCGAAAATGGCGTCACCTACAACGTTCACGGTGATCCTGCCGGGCTGTCGCGTCCGTGGGAACTCGATGCAATCCCGCTCCTCCTCCCAGCTTCGGAGTGGAAGAAAATCTCCGACGGGCTGATTCAGCGCGCGACACTTTTGAACCTCGTCCTCGCTGACCTGTACGGCCCGCAGCGGCTGCTGGCAGAAGGACTGTTGCCACCCGAACTCGTCTTTGCGCACCCTGGATTTTTGCGGCCGTGCAAAGATCTGGCGGTCCCGCGTAATCGCTATCTATACCTTTCGGCGGTTCACTTGGCCCGCGACCGGAGCGGCGAATGGCTGGTGATCGCCGATCGCACTCGCGGCCCAACGGGTGCGGGTTACGCGCTCGAAAATCGCCTGGTGATGTCGCGAATGCTGCCCGATGTATTTCGCGATTGCCAGGTTGAACGCCTCGCCACATTCTTCGCCACGCTGCGCGACACGCTGCATTCGAACGCGCGCAATCAAGAGAATCCGCGCACCGTACTACTCGGTCCCGGACCAACCAGCCCGACATATTTTGAAGACGCTTACCTCTCACGCTATCTCGGTTATGCCCTGGTGGAAGGGGGCGACCTAACTGTTCGCGAAAATCAGGTTTATTTGAAGACGCTGGGCGGCTTGCTTCGCGTTGATGTCATCCTCCGCCGCGTCCGCGATGAAAATTGCGACGCGCTGGAACTCCGTGGCGACTCGATTCAAGGTGTGCCGGGTCTCACGCATGCGGCCCGCAGTGGCAACGTGTTGTTGGCCAATGCATTGGGCAGCAGTGTGGTGGAAAGTGCAGCCCTCGTTCCCTTTTTGCCGACGCTGGCGCGCTTCTTTTTGCGAGAAGAACTTAAACTTCCTTCGGTCCGCACCTGGTGGTGTGGCGATGGCGAATCGCTGCAATATGTGATCGAGAATTTCGACCGCTTGGTTGTAAAGCCCAGCTTTCCGAACGGTCGAGGGACAGCGGTCTCCGGTGCGCTGCTCGCGCAGGACCAGCGCCAGGAATGGATCGATCGGATCAAGCATCGGCCGCAGGATTACGTTGCACAAGATCTGGTCACCGGTTCTTCCGCGCCTTTGTGGGCTGGTGGCAGCATGAAGGCCTGTCATGTTGCCGTGCGTACATTTGCTGTGGCGGCAGGTGACAGTTACGAAGTGATGCCCGGCGGTTTGGCGCGGGTCTCCACGTCATCCGATCCACTGGCGGAATCGGCGCTGGGTGGACAAGGCAGCAAAGACGTTTGGGTTCTCAGCGATGGCCCGGTGAACAACGTCTCGCTCCTCCATCCGGCTGGCACGCCCGTCTCGTTGCAGCGCAGCGGGAACGATCTGCCCAGCCGCGTGGCCGATCACCTATTTTGGTTGGGCCGCCATGTCGAACGTCTGGAAGGAACGGCCCGCGTCCTCCGTACGACCCTTACCCGACTCACGAGCGAAACCGCAGCAACGGGCTCTCAAAGCTTGGGGCCGCTGCTAAAGATGCTCGCAGAATTGATGGCCTTTCCGGCGCCCATGAAGCTCTCTCTGACTTCCTCGGCAATGGTGCAACTTGAAGCCGAACTGGGACGCTGGATTGCCGACCCGGCGCGCAATAGCGTGGCCAGCATGGCTTCAACAATGCGCTCCGCAGCAACCGTCGTCCGCGATCGCCTGTCGCTCGATAGCTGGCGTATTTTGAATCGCCTGGGGCAAGAACTGACCAGCCAGGGTAAAGAGTCGGTGATGCAACTGGCAGATTCGCTCCCACTGCTGAACCGCCTGATTCTCGACCTCGCCGCTTTCAGCGGTATGGGTACCGAGAGCATGACCCGTGGCCCGGGCTGGCGATTCCTCGATCTTGGCCGCCGGCTCGAACGTGCCTTACAGGCCATGACTGTGCTGCGTGTCGCCCTGGTCGAGCCCCCCGCCGATGAAGACTCACTCTTCGAAGCGTTGCTCGAAATCGGCGACAGTTCGATGACCTATCGCAATCGCTATTTGACCACGCTGCAGTTGCCGCCACTGCTCGACTTGCTGCTGACCGACGAGACCAACCCGCGCTCGGTGGCATTTCAAGTCACTGCGCTGCAAGGGCACGTTGATGCGTTGCCGCATTCCAATCGGCAGTTGCTGCTCAGTCCCGAGCAGCGCCTCGTGCTCGATACTTGCACGCAATTGCGCCTGGCCGATGTTTTTGCGATGTCCAATCTCGATCGTCAGGGTCGACGCTCGGCCTTGGAACGATTCTTACTCCGCCACAGCGAACAATTACGCACACTGTCGGACGAAATCAGTCGCCACTACTTGATTCACGCTGGGCCTTCTCGTCAGCTCAATGAGATTCGACCTTCTGGTCGCCTGGAGTAAGCTTTGGTTGAAAACTCGCGCAGCATGAAGTACAAGGTCACGCATACGACCATCTACGACTACAGCGATGCGGTCCCGGTTTGCCATAACGAGATCACGCTCTGGCCGCGCGATCACCGGCGCCAGACCTGTTTGACCCATCGCCTGCGCGTGCGGCCGGAACCGGTCCACCTCGATCATCGCACCGATTATTTTGGCAACCACACAGGCCAGTTCGCGATCGAACAGCCCCACACTCGGCTGACAGTTACCGCCGTCAGCCAGGTGCAAGTGTTGCCCCCCGATATACCCGCGCCTTCTTCCACGCCTCCGTGGGAAGATATTCGCGACCGCTTCACCATTGGGCAACCACCCTGGTGGCTCGAAGCCCGGCAGTTTGTGCTCGACTCGCACTACGTGCAAGCCACGGCAGCCTTGCGCCAATTGGCCGAGCCGTCGTTCACACCGGGTAGACCGTGGCTTGAAGCGGTGCTAGACCTGACGACGCGAATTCACGCCGAGTTCAAGTACGATCCCACGGCGACGACGATCAATACTTCGCTCGAAACGGTGCTGCGGATTCGTCGTGGTGTTTGCCAGGATTTTGCTCACTTACAAATCGGCTGCCTCCGATCCATTGGACTCCCTGCTCGTTACGTCAGCGGCTATTTGCTAACTGCTCCAGCACCAGGCCAGCCGCGGATGATTGGTGCCGACGCATCGCATGCGTGGGTCGCGGCCTTCTCGCCCGAGTCGGGCTGGATCGATTTCGATCCCACCAACAACGTCATTCCCGGCACCGGCCACGTCACACTGGCCTGGGGACGCGATTACAGCGATATCTGCCCTATCAAGGGTGTGCTCGTCGGCGGTGGCAAGCACCGCATGCGAGTTGCGGTCGATGTTGTACCGCTGAGCGAATAGTTACTGTCGGTCCAGCAATTCTGCTGCTGACGTTGAGTTATTCGCCGAGTTTTGCTACCTACCTGCCAGCTCAATACTGGACAGACTCCGCTAGCAGTTTGCTCGGAGCAAGAGGCAGGCATGGAATGCACTCGAACATCGCCGCGAACCTGGTTTCTGGCGTTTGCTTGCGCATTACTCTCCGCCTGTTCACGCAGCAGCCCGCCACCATCGCCGTTGCAGACCCGCGCGCAGAATCTGGTTGCCATTCCAGGTGCGCAGGGTTCAAGCCATCCGCAGTTACAACTGGAGTTGAAGCAGCTCGCCGAACTGAAGCAACTGCCAGAGCAAATCGATGCCGCGATGCCTGCCAGCGATCGTGATCGTAGCGAGGGGGCGTATGCCAGCTTCGTGCGGGCGTATCCCGCGCTGACCAGACCGGCAATTGGCCGCGAAGTGAATGAAATCTGGCCAACTCTGGGAACCTGGTTTGAGCCAGGCGCTGTGCAAAAGGCGCGCGAAATTGTATCACTGCAGGCCGCTGCCAGGCAGCGATTTGGTGCTGCCTTGGATGAACATGGGGGCCGGCCACAGGGAAGAATTGCCGATGCTCTGCTGGCCGATGACGAATGGCTGGATGCAGCCGTAGTGGGTTGCCGGATCGAAGGCCTCGCGGTAGCTGAGGCTTTGGCTGAGCAGCAACCGGCTGCTGCCGTTCCGCTCTGCGAGCGAATGTTGCAGGTCAGTCGGCAATTGGCGGCCGAACCAAATCTGAACGCCCGCCTGGTAGCCGTCGCGTTGCGAACCGATGCCCTGCAAGTGCTTAATGCCATCGCGAATCATCCCCTAGCAACGCCTGAGGTATTGCAACTGCTGCAGCAACGGTTAATTGCCCACACAGCCGATTGGCCCAGTGACGAGCGCGTGCTACAAGCCGAGCGAGCACAAGGGCTGTTGATTTTCGAACTCGTTCGCAGTGGGCACTACACCTCGCTGCTCACCAAATTGCACCGATCGCAGCTAGATAGCAAAGGACTGATTCGCTCGACCGAGATAGCTGCTAAACGCGACATCGATACCGACCAACTCTTTTACCTGCGGGCGATGCAGCAGCAAGTTGCCGCTGCTCGACTTCCCTTCCTTCAGCGTACGAGCAGCACTGAAGCATTGCAGACCGAGCTAGCGACTCGGGAAGCAACTGGTGAGTATCCACTCGTCGCTGGCACCCTGCTGCTACCACGAATCGCCGACGTTCACTTGCAGCTGGCGCAAGATCGGGCCCGCTGTGAGGCTTGGCTGCTTGTCCTGACTGCGGTGACCGAG
Above is a window of Anatilimnocola aggregata DNA encoding:
- a CDS encoding transglutaminase family protein gives rise to the protein MVENSRSMKYKVTHTTIYDYSDAVPVCHNEITLWPRDHRRQTCLTHRLRVRPEPVHLDHRTDYFGNHTGQFAIEQPHTRLTVTAVSQVQVLPPDIPAPSSTPPWEDIRDRFTIGQPPWWLEARQFVLDSHYVQATAALRQLAEPSFTPGRPWLEAVLDLTTRIHAEFKYDPTATTINTSLETVLRIRRGVCQDFAHLQIGCLRSIGLPARYVSGYLLTAPAPGQPRMIGADASHAWVAAFSPESGWIDFDPTNNVIPGTGHVTLAWGRDYSDICPIKGVLVGGGKHRMRVAVDVVPLSE
- a CDS encoding circularly permuted type 2 ATP-grasp protein, with translation MDFSAYQTDEFYDEMFEAPGKPRERSQHLVSRLQSLSAGELQRRQKSAELALLNMGITFNVYGHEAGTEKVWPFDLVPRIIDGGEWDMIERGLKQRITALNMFIDDVYNAQYCLRDKAVPDWLIGSAKNLLEPCRGMTPPKGIWCHITGTDLVRDTNGQMYVLEDNLRCPSGVSYVLENREIMKRTFPQGFDGFSVLPVEDYPDRLLDMLQHIAPEGVNDPTVVVLTPGIYNSAYFEHCFLAQRMGVELVQGSDLCVTNGHVFMRTTKGLERVDVIYRRIDDEFLDPKTFRADSTLGVPGLMDVYRAGRVALANAPGTGVADDKAVYAFVPQLIKYFLNEDVILPNVPTFVCGEEQQCDHVIANIDKLVVKPANESGGYGILLGPRASKAELDKYKDLIRSNPRNYVAQPMLGLSRVPTIVEDHFEGRHVDLRPYILYGKDIFVLPGGLTRVALRKGSLVVNSSQGGGSKDTWVLRNGYTGGRFPTQRQTMTNGSQSQYQAS
- a CDS encoding alpha-E domain-containing protein, translating into MLSRVADSIFWMSRAIERAQNIARFINVNLKLSLELGPAAQSQWAPLIYTSGDQERFAELYGEFTQRNVIDFLAFDSKNDNSIVSCLRTARENARTVREMISTMMWEELNKFFLSVRAAANDQTILDSPYEFFTQVILASHLMEGITDATMSHDEPWHFARLGRLLERADKTSRILDVKYFILLPSVGDVGTNIDTIQWGALLESASALEMYRKRHGRIAPESVADFLILDREFPRAMHHCLIESEKSLSAIAGGRADRVYNVAEQKLGRLRADVNYSLIREIIDGGLHEFIDGFQVKLNEVGAAIHETFFAAPPSILEPVSSQ
- a CDS encoding circularly permuted type 2 ATP-grasp protein, which encodes MLPGVVAPDSHAGRDLLKGYQPYAQVHDELLSSDGTLRQQWQKFMPLLGQLGSTEIARRWEQSRRVIRENGVTYNVHGDPAGLSRPWELDAIPLLLPASEWKKISDGLIQRATLLNLVLADLYGPQRLLAEGLLPPELVFAHPGFLRPCKDLAVPRNRYLYLSAVHLARDRSGEWLVIADRTRGPTGAGYALENRLVMSRMLPDVFRDCQVERLATFFATLRDTLHSNARNQENPRTVLLGPGPTSPTYFEDAYLSRYLGYALVEGGDLTVRENQVYLKTLGGLLRVDVILRRVRDENCDALELRGDSIQGVPGLTHAARSGNVLLANALGSSVVESAALVPFLPTLARFFLREELKLPSVRTWWCGDGESLQYVIENFDRLVVKPSFPNGRGTAVSGALLAQDQRQEWIDRIKHRPQDYVAQDLVTGSSAPLWAGGSMKACHVAVRTFAVAAGDSYEVMPGGLARVSTSSDPLAESALGGQGSKDVWVLSDGPVNNVSLLHPAGTPVSLQRSGNDLPSRVADHLFWLGRHVERLEGTARVLRTTLTRLTSETAATGSQSLGPLLKMLAELMAFPAPMKLSLTSSAMVQLEAELGRWIADPARNSVASMASTMRSAATVVRDRLSLDSWRILNRLGQELTSQGKESVMQLADSLPLLNRLILDLAAFSGMGTESMTRGPGWRFLDLGRRLERALQAMTVLRVALVEPPADEDSLFEALLEIGDSSMTYRNRYLTTLQLPPLLDLLLTDETNPRSVAFQVTALQGHVDALPHSNRQLLLSPEQRLVLDTCTQLRLADVFAMSNLDRQGRRSALERFLLRHSEQLRTLSDEISRHYLIHAGPSRQLNEIRPSGRLE